From the genome of Acidimicrobiia bacterium:
AAGTATGAGATCCCAGTGATGCTCAAGCAGGGCAAGGGCGCCATTGTCAACACGTCTTCGGTCGCCGGCCTCAAAGGGTTCGGCAACATCGCCCCCTACGTCGCCTCGAAGCACGGTGTGCCGGGCTGACGAAGACGGCGGTCGCTGACTATGGAACTTCGGGTATCCGGTTCAATGCCCTGTGTCCAGGAGGATCAACACTCCCATGGTGGCCGACTTCATGAAAGAAAACCCCGAGCTGATCGACGCCGTCATCGGCAACACACCGATGGCCCGGGTAGGCGAACCTTCCGAAATGGCTGAAGTCGTTGTGTGGCTTTGCTCGGATGAGGCGTCGTATGTGAACGGTCATACGTTCGCGGCCGATCGGGGGTTGATGGCGATCTAGGGCGCCACTCAAAACG
Proteins encoded in this window:
- a CDS encoding SDR family NAD(P)-dependent oxidoreductase, with amino-acid sequence KYEIPVMLKQGKGAIVNTSSVAGLKGFGNIAPYVASKHGVPG
- a CDS encoding SDR family oxidoreductase; this translates as MKENPELIDAVIGNTPMARVGEPSEMAEVVVWLCSDEASYVNGHTFAADRGLMAI